One stretch of Thermococcus sp. M36 DNA includes these proteins:
- a CDS encoding arginase family protein produces MVTFIPFGERPNRDGVLYVLQLLKRNKLIEDYMIVESSRVELLPERIPQDRAYIVGEHLATYGIIEKLRPPSILSVDAHTDLMHDYLDHGSWLAYALDERIVNRAVVLAPVLMIPTTERTQLWTRRVKIFPALLRSRKVRGKWRAYKNLQTNDILEILDEARRYLGDEIYLTVDMDVLRPEYRIARFQHGELTLEELLEILGEIKRSFRITSFDISEVSDRIRRSKLGKKAFVEVFQLLMG; encoded by the coding sequence ATGGTAACGTTCATCCCCTTCGGCGAAAGGCCCAACAGGGACGGCGTTCTCTACGTTCTGCAGCTCCTCAAGCGGAACAAGCTCATTGAGGACTACATGATAGTCGAGTCCAGCCGGGTTGAGCTCCTCCCTGAGCGCATCCCCCAGGACAGGGCGTATATAGTCGGTGAGCATCTCGCGACCTACGGGATAATAGAAAAGCTTCGCCCGCCGTCCATCCTCAGCGTTGACGCCCACACCGACCTGATGCACGACTACCTCGACCACGGCTCATGGCTGGCCTACGCCCTCGATGAGAGGATTGTAAACAGAGCCGTGGTTCTCGCCCCCGTCCTTATGATACCCACTACCGAGAGGACTCAGCTCTGGACAAGGAGGGTCAAAATATTCCCCGCGCTCCTGAGGAGCAGGAAGGTGCGCGGGAAGTGGAGGGCCTACAAGAACCTCCAGACCAACGACATCCTCGAAATCCTGGATGAGGCCAGGAGATACCTGGGGGACGAGATATACCTGACGGTGGATATGGACGTGCTCAGGCCGGAGTACAGGATAGCCAGATTCCAGCACGGCGAGCTGACCTTGGAAGAGCTTCTCGAAATCCTTGGGGAGATTAAACGCAGTTTCCGGATAACGTCTTTTGACATATCTGAGGTGTCTGACAGGATAAGACGCTCAAAACTCGGAAAAAAGGCCTTTGTCGAGGTCTTCCAGCTCCTCATGGGGTGA
- the hxlAB gene encoding bifunctional 3-hexulose-6-phosphate synthase/6-phospho-3-hexuloisomerase, whose amino-acid sequence MILQVALDLTDIEQAISIAEKAARGGAHWLEVGTPLIKKEGMRAVELLKRRFPDRKIVADLKTMDTGALEVEMAARHGADVVSILGVADDKTIKDAVEVARRYGIRVMVDLIGVKDKVKRAKELEKMGVHYILVHTGIDEQVQGKSPLEDLEKVVKAVSVPVAVAGGLNLETIPKVIELGATIIIVGGAITKADDPEEVTRKIIDLFWGEYMMTIRKAMKDITEHITGVAEKLKLEQVRGFVDAMIGANKIFIYGAGRSGLVGKAFAMRLMHLDFNVYVVGETITPAFEPGDLLIAISGSGETNSIVDAAQIAKKQGGKVVAITSYASSTLGKLADVVVEIPGRAKTDIPTDYIARQMLTKYKWIAPMGTLFEDSTMIFLDGVIALLMATFQKTEKDMKRKHATLE is encoded by the coding sequence ATGATACTCCAGGTCGCTCTTGACTTGACTGACATTGAACAGGCAATTTCTATCGCCGAGAAGGCCGCACGCGGCGGCGCCCACTGGCTTGAGGTCGGCACCCCACTCATCAAGAAGGAAGGCATGCGCGCTGTTGAGCTCCTCAAGAGGCGCTTCCCCGACAGGAAGATAGTCGCAGATCTGAAGACCATGGACACGGGGGCACTGGAGGTCGAGATGGCCGCGAGGCACGGCGCGGACGTCGTTTCTATCCTCGGTGTCGCCGACGACAAAACCATAAAGGACGCCGTTGAAGTAGCCAGGAGGTATGGAATCAGGGTCATGGTGGATTTAATAGGCGTGAAGGACAAGGTCAAGCGCGCCAAAGAGCTTGAAAAGATGGGCGTCCACTATATACTGGTCCACACAGGTATAGACGAACAGGTCCAGGGCAAGAGCCCGCTGGAAGACCTCGAAAAGGTCGTCAAAGCCGTCAGCGTTCCCGTCGCCGTCGCGGGAGGGCTGAACCTTGAGACGATACCAAAGGTAATCGAACTGGGGGCCACAATAATAATCGTGGGCGGTGCAATAACCAAGGCTGACGACCCCGAAGAAGTTACCCGGAAGATAATAGACCTCTTCTGGGGAGAGTACATGATGACAATAAGGAAGGCTATGAAGGACATAACGGAGCACATAACCGGCGTTGCGGAAAAGCTCAAACTGGAGCAGGTCAGGGGCTTTGTCGATGCAATGATAGGGGCCAACAAGATATTCATCTACGGCGCCGGAAGGAGCGGCCTCGTCGGTAAAGCGTTTGCGATGCGCCTCATGCACCTCGACTTCAACGTTTACGTCGTCGGCGAGACGATAACCCCTGCCTTCGAGCCTGGAGACCTTCTCATAGCCATCAGCGGTTCCGGTGAGACCAACAGCATCGTGGACGCCGCGCAGATAGCCAAAAAGCAGGGCGGGAAAGTTGTTGCGATAACCTCCTACGCCAGCTCAACCCTGGGGAAGCTCGCCGATGTGGTAGTTGAGATACCGGGAAGGGCCAAGACGGACATACCCACAGACTACATAGCCAGGCAGATGCTCACCAAGTACAAGTGGATAGCGCCGATGGGTACCCTCTTCGAAGACTCCACGATGATCTTCCTGGACGGCGTCATAGCACTCCTGATGGCAACGTTCCAGAAGACCGAAAAGGATATGAAGCGGAAGCACGCGACCCTAGAGTAA
- a CDS encoding TIGR02253 family HAD-type hydrolase has protein sequence MKKIKAVLFDIDGTMLTEMPLIQMFLPLVYESLAKKFGISRDEARERFLGEVFSRRDTYDWHDWNFFFRLFSLDMKYEDILRSYPHKLQVYPDTVPVLKWLRDRGYTLGVVTSGPEYQRLKLRLAGLSKYFHAVVTRDDVNAIKPEPKIFLHTLGKFGIQPEEAVMVGDSLTQDVYGAKNVGMVAVWINRNGDNGYHMPDYEIRTLHELRTVLRWLE, from the coding sequence ATGAAAAAAATAAAGGCCGTTCTCTTTGACATAGACGGAACAATGCTTACGGAGATGCCCCTCATACAGATGTTCCTCCCCCTCGTGTACGAGTCCTTGGCCAAAAAGTTTGGAATAAGCCGCGATGAGGCCAGAGAACGGTTTCTTGGCGAGGTATTCTCCCGAAGGGACACCTACGACTGGCACGACTGGAACTTTTTCTTTCGGCTGTTCTCCCTGGATATGAAGTACGAAGACATCCTCCGGAGCTACCCCCACAAGCTCCAGGTTTACCCTGACACGGTGCCCGTGCTGAAGTGGCTCAGGGACAGGGGATACACCCTCGGAGTGGTGACGAGCGGGCCAGAGTACCAGAGACTGAAGCTCAGGCTTGCGGGGCTTTCAAAGTACTTTCATGCCGTCGTTACAAGGGACGACGTAAACGCCATAAAGCCCGAGCCCAAGATATTCCTGCACACCCTAGGGAAATTCGGGATCCAGCCAGAGGAGGCCGTTATGGTAGGTGATTCCCTTACCCAGGACGTTTACGGGGCCAAGAACGTTGGAATGGTGGCCGTATGGATAAACCGGAACGGGGACAACGGTTACCACATGCCCGACTATGAAATCCGAACCCTTCACGAGCTGAGAACGGTGCTGAGGTGGTTGGAATGA
- a CDS encoding glutamate cyclase domain-containing protein, whose translation MIAHLINTDVGRRGVLRVYLDYRRDNPNFLNNSAKMLLDNYERVLIITGFPIPPSMRAETDGPPGALAVAKAIEALGGKAEILTYPEVRTALEPFGLRFVEEPELSGYSLVIAIETPGRAPNGKYYSMGGLEITRETFDWAVLEAGELGIPTIGIGDGGNEAGMGKIYDLVRRYVPRGEVIASTVETDELILSAVSNWGAYGLVAEASIESGRKLLPDWDERTIVRIISKLGLIDGVSGQNTATVDGISTGIHDRIVELLNALVDEALR comes from the coding sequence ATGATAGCGCATTTAATAAACACTGACGTCGGCAGAAGGGGCGTCCTCAGGGTATACCTCGACTATCGCAGGGACAACCCCAATTTTTTAAATAATTCTGCAAAAATGCTGTTAGACAATTATGAGAGGGTTCTGATCATAACGGGGTTTCCGATACCCCCGTCAATGAGGGCAGAAACCGACGGCCCCCCCGGGGCGCTTGCCGTTGCCAAGGCCATCGAGGCCCTGGGTGGGAAGGCGGAAATTCTGACGTATCCGGAGGTTAGGACCGCACTGGAGCCCTTCGGTCTGAGGTTCGTGGAAGAGCCGGAGTTGTCGGGGTACTCACTTGTCATAGCCATCGAAACCCCCGGCCGGGCTCCCAACGGAAAGTACTATTCCATGGGGGGGCTGGAGATAACCAGAGAGACTTTTGACTGGGCCGTTCTTGAGGCGGGAGAGCTCGGGATACCCACAATAGGCATAGGGGACGGCGGCAACGAGGCAGGGATGGGGAAGATCTACGACCTCGTGAGACGGTACGTCCCGAGGGGGGAGGTTATAGCCAGTACAGTCGAAACGGACGAGCTCATACTATCCGCCGTATCAAACTGGGGGGCCTACGGCCTGGTCGCAGAGGCCTCAATAGAGTCCGGGAGAAAGCTACTTCCCGACTGGGACGAGAGAACCATAGTAAGGATAATCTCCAAGCTCGGCCTCATAGACGGTGTTTCAGGACAGAACACGGCCACTGTTGACGGCATATCCACTGGCATCCACGACAGAATCGTTGAACTTTTAAACGCATTGGTTGATGAAGCGCTAAGGTGA
- a CDS encoding HD domain-containing protein, with protein sequence MRLDKFIADGRSLRLIERTREYAKHFFEREGTHGFSHVERVFNLCMHIGKEEGADLEVLALAALLHDVARPLESAGKVEDHALEGARIARQYLKSLGYPEEKITAVAHAIEAHRFSRGPEPRTLEAKILSDADKLDAIGAIGVARVFMYSGEHGRDIEASLRHFEEKILKLKDLMYTETARRMAEERHRFTQQFMERIKREIEGEI encoded by the coding sequence ATGAGGCTGGATAAATTCATAGCCGATGGTAGGAGCCTCAGACTCATAGAGAGAACCCGTGAGTATGCCAAGCACTTCTTCGAGAGGGAAGGCACCCACGGCTTCAGCCACGTCGAGAGGGTATTCAACCTCTGCATGCACATTGGAAAAGAGGAAGGCGCAGACCTTGAAGTCCTCGCCCTGGCGGCGCTCCTCCATGACGTCGCCCGTCCTCTGGAGAGTGCCGGGAAGGTTGAGGACCACGCCCTTGAAGGGGCGAGGATAGCCAGACAGTACCTGAAGAGCCTGGGATATCCCGAGGAGAAGATCACCGCCGTCGCTCACGCCATAGAGGCCCACAGGTTCTCCCGTGGCCCCGAACCGAGGACACTTGAGGCGAAGATACTGAGCGATGCCGACAAACTGGACGCCATAGGTGCAATAGGTGTGGCCAGGGTCTTTATGTACTCGGGGGAGCACGGCAGAGACATAGAGGCATCGCTGAGGCATTTCGAGGAAAAAATCCTGAAACTAAAGGACCTTATGTACACCGAAACTGCCAGAAGAATGGCGGAAGAGAGACACCGCTTTACCCAGCAATTCATGGAGCGCATAAAACGCGAGATAGAAGGAGAGATATAA
- a CDS encoding KH domain-containing protein yields MKAPICEVCLKTDDILCPADEKKLQEGVITELDVNVARLLYRLIGDADVEFKKAVEAGDIIVIMVGEGDVPITIGKGGKNIKTLMRELGKRIRVIEAVEVKGTDDVKKLATDLLYPAGVFGVNIVYKPGGGTYYKVLVMGRDRRKLPEKAEVLESILSQIAGEEVRINFI; encoded by the coding sequence ATGAAGGCACCGATCTGTGAGGTGTGTTTGAAGACCGACGACATTCTGTGCCCGGCTGACGAAAAAAAGCTCCAGGAAGGGGTCATAACCGAGCTTGATGTCAACGTTGCGAGACTCCTGTACAGGCTCATCGGCGATGCGGACGTCGAGTTCAAGAAGGCCGTTGAGGCGGGGGACATAATCGTCATTATGGTCGGGGAAGGAGACGTCCCAATAACCATCGGTAAGGGCGGGAAGAACATCAAGACCCTTATGAGGGAGCTAGGTAAGAGGATACGTGTTATAGAGGCCGTTGAGGTCAAGGGAACCGATGACGTTAAGAAGCTCGCCACCGACCTCCTCTATCCTGCGGGAGTTTTTGGAGTCAACATAGTCTACAAGCCAGGAGGAGGAACCTACTACAAGGTTCTAGTGATGGGCAGGGACCGGAGAAAGCTCCCCGAAAAGGCGGAGGTCTTGGAGAGCATACTTTCCCAGATAGCAGGGGAAGAGGTTAGGATAAACTTTATTTAA
- the aspS gene encoding aspartate--tRNA(Asn) ligase, translating to MYRTHYSAEITEELNGQRVKVAGWVWEIKDLGGIKFLWIRDREGIVQITAPKKKVDPEIFKLIPKLNSEDVVAVEGIVNFTPKAKLGFEILPERLEVLSRAGSPLPLDPTGKVKAELDTRLDNRFMDVRRPEVMAIFKIRSSVFKAVHDFFHNEGFIEIHTPKIIATATEGGTELFPMKYFEKDAFLAQSPQLYKQIMMASGLDRVYEIAPIFRAEEHNTTRHLNEAWSIDAEMAFIENEEEVMGLLERLVTHTINYVREHNARELEVLGFELEEPRLPFPRVSYDRALEILADLGKEIPWGEDIDTEGEKLLGKYMLENENAPLYFLYKYPSEAKPFYIMKYDDKPEICRAFDLEYRGVEITSGGQREHRVEILAEQIREKGLNPESFEFYLKAFRYGMPPHGGFGLGAERLIKQMLDLNNIREVILFPRDRKRLAP from the coding sequence ATGTACAGAACGCACTACTCAGCCGAAATAACTGAGGAGCTCAACGGCCAGAGGGTTAAGGTCGCAGGATGGGTCTGGGAGATAAAGGACCTTGGGGGAATAAAATTCCTGTGGATACGGGACAGGGAGGGGATAGTCCAGATAACAGCCCCCAAGAAGAAGGTTGACCCAGAGATATTCAAGTTAATACCAAAGCTCAACTCTGAAGACGTTGTGGCCGTTGAGGGCATCGTCAACTTCACGCCCAAGGCAAAGCTCGGATTTGAGATACTCCCTGAGAGGCTCGAAGTCTTAAGCAGGGCGGGTAGCCCGCTCCCGCTGGACCCCACCGGGAAGGTCAAGGCCGAGCTCGACACCCGCTTGGACAACCGCTTCATGGACGTCAGAAGGCCCGAGGTAATGGCTATATTCAAGATACGCTCCAGCGTATTCAAGGCCGTCCACGACTTCTTCCACAACGAGGGCTTCATTGAGATCCACACGCCCAAGATTATAGCAACGGCCACCGAGGGCGGAACCGAGCTCTTCCCCATGAAGTACTTCGAGAAGGACGCCTTTCTGGCCCAGTCCCCTCAGCTCTACAAGCAGATAATGATGGCCTCTGGACTGGACAGAGTCTACGAGATAGCCCCGATATTCCGTGCCGAGGAGCACAACACGACGAGGCATCTCAACGAGGCCTGGAGCATCGACGCGGAGATGGCCTTCATCGAGAACGAGGAGGAGGTAATGGGGCTCCTCGAAAGGCTCGTTACCCACACCATCAACTACGTGAGGGAGCACAACGCGAGGGAGCTTGAAGTGCTAGGCTTTGAGCTTGAGGAGCCAAGGCTACCCTTCCCGCGCGTGAGCTACGACAGGGCCCTTGAAATCCTCGCCGACCTTGGCAAGGAGATTCCATGGGGTGAAGACATCGACACTGAAGGAGAAAAGCTCCTCGGAAAGTATATGCTGGAGAACGAGAACGCGCCGCTCTACTTCCTCTACAAATATCCGAGCGAGGCCAAACCGTTCTACATTATGAAGTACGACGACAAGCCGGAGATATGCCGGGCCTTTGACCTTGAATACCGCGGTGTTGAGATAACCTCCGGCGGCCAGAGGGAGCACCGTGTTGAAATCCTTGCAGAGCAGATACGGGAGAAGGGCCTGAACCCGGAGAGCTTTGAGTTCTATCTCAAGGCCTTCCGCTACGGAATGCCGCCTCACGGGGGCTTTGGACTCGGCGCAGAGCGGCTGATAAAGCAGATGCTCGACCTGAACAACATCAGAGAAGTCATCCTGTTCCCGAGGGACAGGAAAAGGCTGGCACCGTAA
- a CDS encoding DUF11 domain-containing protein yields the protein MTPMTRIVKSAEVPPYASISAISLGRGDKAVLGQFEVQFVDANLDWSQVYIRITGPEGKSVGGTIGRDGYVSYPSDSDVYLRALVTFIDKYKQSIYLTLQSPLVLIANQTMNEGDTITLPSQYHGIKIKLLDATSVDATFQVDMPDKTRVFQLDEGRGVGLGYPLGNDDFIYSNYVYIELVETYSGGPAKVNVYVPRVPDTSFEVVPKEETPSQPTTISGTVLVYNGLLYVNEQLPVTINNVTYNIKLISTIPDMVLVDVLEGSKKIADLRLEVGDIPKDVPNAPLKLSVQNVEPNYKRAVIRVYAPENAQVTPILREANIAAKIDAIPKEIMVNDNLVLTINVQNLGRGDAYDVSVAAPIPNDFELVSMTKNWNLKTFPAFTNMPALIYVLKPTKVGEFDIGKVMVTFYDDKSLETGKKKIVYSQALRGIKVYGIPKLDVTASAYNGTWSDYITAKAGSKVRLKFTIKASGESPNFEFIKNATLVLNLPSSVDGPSEIPVGTIKAGETKSVQTDLSIISEDLANVAAELAYRDPLGNEHRLALGNLVTINSVPPKVIVKEVKVWPSPEELPSYVEKVLSSTKDPESLARQIISVSEGYAPTTNPWMPLAVVLAVATVVLGGAVYMYRTEVQRLREKMRKKKSRRPGGLPKKAEEEKQESEETSEL from the coding sequence ATGACACCAATGACCCGGATAGTAAAATCCGCTGAGGTTCCCCCCTACGCGTCCATCAGTGCAATATCCCTCGGAAGGGGAGACAAGGCTGTTCTCGGCCAGTTTGAGGTACAGTTTGTGGATGCAAACCTTGACTGGAGTCAGGTGTACATAAGGATCACCGGGCCGGAAGGAAAAAGCGTCGGGGGAACCATTGGGAGGGACGGCTACGTTTCATACCCCTCCGATTCGGACGTGTACCTGAGGGCACTGGTCACGTTCATAGACAAGTACAAACAGTCGATATACCTCACCCTCCAGTCCCCCCTGGTGCTCATAGCAAACCAGACAATGAACGAGGGGGACACAATAACCCTCCCCTCACAGTACCACGGGATAAAGATAAAGCTCTTGGACGCCACCTCGGTTGATGCCACGTTTCAGGTGGACATGCCAGACAAAACTCGGGTCTTCCAGCTGGACGAAGGGAGGGGCGTGGGCCTCGGATATCCCCTCGGAAACGACGACTTTATTTACTCAAACTACGTCTACATAGAGCTTGTGGAGACGTACTCCGGAGGCCCAGCCAAAGTCAACGTTTACGTCCCCAGGGTGCCCGACACCAGCTTCGAGGTAGTTCCAAAGGAAGAGACACCTTCCCAACCGACCACCATCTCCGGGACAGTTCTGGTATACAACGGCCTTCTCTACGTCAACGAGCAGCTCCCCGTTACCATCAATAATGTCACGTACAACATCAAGCTGATCTCCACGATCCCGGACATGGTTCTGGTGGACGTCCTTGAGGGCAGCAAGAAGATTGCCGATCTGAGGCTGGAAGTGGGGGACATCCCGAAGGACGTCCCAAATGCTCCCCTGAAGCTGTCCGTCCAGAACGTTGAGCCCAATTATAAGAGGGCAGTCATAAGGGTATACGCCCCAGAAAACGCCCAGGTCACCCCAATACTCAGGGAGGCAAACATAGCGGCCAAGATAGACGCAATACCCAAAGAGATAATGGTGAACGACAACTTGGTTCTCACCATAAACGTCCAGAACCTCGGGAGAGGCGATGCGTACGATGTGAGCGTTGCGGCCCCAATACCCAACGACTTTGAACTGGTGAGCATGACCAAAAACTGGAACCTGAAGACGTTCCCCGCATTTACCAACATGCCCGCCCTCATTTACGTCCTGAAGCCCACAAAGGTCGGCGAGTTTGATATAGGGAAGGTCATGGTGACTTTCTATGATGACAAGAGCCTTGAGACGGGTAAAAAGAAGATAGTGTACTCACAGGCACTTCGGGGCATTAAGGTTTATGGCATACCAAAGCTCGACGTTACCGCCTCGGCGTACAACGGCACATGGTCGGACTACATCACTGCCAAGGCCGGAAGCAAGGTTCGCCTGAAGTTCACCATCAAGGCATCCGGTGAGAGCCCGAACTTTGAATTTATAAAGAATGCGACGCTGGTTCTAAACCTCCCGTCGAGCGTTGACGGGCCCTCCGAAATCCCCGTAGGGACGATCAAAGCGGGCGAAACAAAGAGCGTGCAGACTGACCTGAGCATAATATCCGAAGATCTGGCCAACGTTGCTGCTGAGCTTGCGTACCGTGATCCCCTCGGAAACGAGCACAGACTAGCGCTCGGGAACCTCGTCACAATAAACAGCGTCCCGCCAAAGGTCATTGTCAAAGAGGTCAAAGTGTGGCCATCGCCCGAAGAGCTACCCTCCTATGTTGAGAAGGTGCTGAGCAGCACGAAGGATCCTGAGTCCCTGGCCAGGCAGATAATCAGCGTTTCAGAGGGCTATGCCCCCACCACCAACCCGTGGATGCCCCTGGCAGTTGTGCTTGCAGTGGCGACGGTGGTGCTTGGGGGAGCGGTGTACATGTACAGGACGGAGGTCCAGAGGCTCAGGGAAAAGATGAGAAAGAAAAAGAGCCGGCGGCCGGGAGGACTGCCCAAGAAGGCAGAGGAAGAGAAGCAGGAAAGTGAAGAAACATCCGAGCTCTGA
- the pth2 gene encoding peptidyl-tRNA hydrolase Pth2 has protein sequence MFRYKQVIVSRKDLKLSKGKFAVQVAHGAVTAALKAQKEKPEWFKAWFHEGQKKVVVKAENERELFELKAQAEKLGIPTALIRDAGLTEIPPGTITVLAIGPAPEELADKVTGHLKLV, from the coding sequence ATGTTCAGGTACAAGCAGGTCATAGTCTCGCGGAAGGATCTCAAGCTCAGCAAAGGTAAGTTCGCCGTCCAGGTGGCCCACGGGGCTGTTACTGCTGCCCTCAAGGCCCAGAAGGAGAAGCCGGAGTGGTTCAAGGCCTGGTTCCACGAGGGGCAGAAGAAGGTCGTCGTCAAGGCGGAGAACGAAAGGGAGCTCTTCGAGCTAAAGGCCCAGGCCGAAAAGCTCGGCATCCCAACGGCGCTCATCAGGGACGCTGGTTTAACTGAGATCCCCCCTGGAACGATAACCGTGCTGGCAATCGGCCCGGCCCCGGAGGAGCTGGCCGATAAAGTTACTGGACACCTGAAGCTGGTGTGA
- the truD gene encoding tRNA pseudouridine(13) synthase TruD gives MNYREFFSKFRYLSETPGIGGRIKAQPEDFVVIEDPLPQIFEGKKHAVFLLKKRNWDTMSAVKEIAKRAGINYRDIGFAGTKDRHAVTYQYISVPAGAKEAVENVQIRDIELRFVSYGRFIKLGYLRGNRFRIIVRDVGEDAFERTKEIVRELKKRGGFPNYFGYQRFGEKRVTNHLIGKLLLQGDFESAARLFLGAHGGGMEGDEARKHFWETGDVERALEEFPSFLRYERTILHRYKETGSWKRAFLSLPLPIMRIFIHAYQGYLFNLYISRRIEEGIPLDEALVGDIVIQLKGGIPYRDRTYRVTETNVSFVNGKIKKNQAMVSGPLFGFAMRRASGVPGRLEEEILEAEGISLEVFRKLPKPMAEAGGRRELLIRPLELTYGYVPETGMCFRFFLPKGVYATSVLREIMKDH, from the coding sequence ATGAACTACCGCGAGTTTTTCTCCAAATTCCGTTATCTGAGTGAGACCCCCGGGATAGGGGGGAGGATCAAAGCTCAACCTGAGGACTTCGTCGTCATCGAAGACCCCTTGCCCCAGATATTCGAGGGGAAGAAGCACGCGGTGTTTCTCCTCAAAAAGCGAAACTGGGACACCATGAGCGCCGTCAAGGAGATAGCCAAGCGGGCTGGGATAAACTACAGGGACATAGGCTTCGCCGGGACGAAGGACAGGCACGCGGTGACCTACCAGTACATCAGCGTGCCGGCAGGGGCAAAGGAGGCAGTTGAGAACGTCCAGATAAGGGACATCGAGCTGAGGTTCGTTTCCTACGGCCGCTTTATCAAGCTTGGCTACCTCCGTGGAAACAGGTTCAGGATAATCGTCCGCGACGTTGGTGAGGATGCCTTTGAGAGAACCAAGGAAATAGTGAGAGAGCTGAAGAAAAGGGGCGGCTTTCCCAACTACTTTGGCTACCAGCGCTTCGGGGAGAAGCGCGTCACGAACCACCTGATCGGAAAACTCCTCCTGCAGGGGGACTTTGAGAGTGCAGCGAGGCTCTTCCTCGGCGCCCACGGTGGCGGAATGGAGGGGGACGAGGCCAGGAAGCACTTCTGGGAGACCGGGGACGTTGAGAGGGCCCTGGAGGAGTTCCCCAGCTTTCTCCGCTACGAGAGGACCATACTCCACCGCTACAAAGAGACCGGGAGCTGGAAGAGGGCTTTTCTAAGCCTTCCGCTTCCCATAATGCGCATCTTCATCCACGCCTACCAGGGCTACCTCTTCAACCTCTACATCTCAAGGCGCATCGAGGAGGGCATCCCCCTCGACGAGGCCCTAGTGGGGGATATAGTCATCCAGCTTAAAGGTGGCATCCCCTACCGAGACAGAACCTACCGCGTCACCGAGACCAACGTCAGTTTCGTTAACGGGAAGATAAAGAAAAACCAGGCGATGGTGTCCGGCCCCCTCTTTGGCTTCGCCATGAGGAGGGCCAGTGGTGTTCCAGGAAGGCTGGAGGAGGAAATCCTTGAGGCGGAGGGGATATCCCTTGAAGTCTTCAGAAAGCTTCCGAAACCGATGGCTGAAGCCGGCGGAAGGAGGGAGCTTTTGATAAGGCCCCTCGAGCTGACCTACGGCTACGTGCCTGAAACTGGAATGTGCTTCAGGTTCTTCCTTCCGAAAGGTGTTTATGCGACCAGCGTGCTCAGGGAGATAATGAAGGACCACTGA
- a CDS encoding phosphoglycolate phosphatase gives MEVKAISLDIDGTITYPDRRLHEDSLRAIRLAERLGVPVMLVTGNSVPFAEAMAIMIGTSGPVVAEDGGALSIKEGKLKKRVYLTKMDEEWILWSEIKRRYPEAVMSFSMPERKAGLVIMRTVPVEAVRDIIAELELNLIAVDSGFAIHIKKPWINKGTGIEKACKILGISPKEVAHIGDGENDLDAFHVVGYRVAVGQAPESLKKEADYVTKKIYGAGGAEGILHVLEKFGYLGEADENPLGGP, from the coding sequence ATGGAGGTAAAGGCTATTTCCCTTGACATAGATGGTACCATCACTTACCCGGACAGGCGGCTTCATGAGGATTCTCTGAGGGCGATAAGGCTGGCTGAGCGCCTGGGCGTTCCTGTCATGCTTGTCACAGGCAACTCTGTTCCCTTCGCTGAGGCGATGGCGATAATGATAGGCACGAGCGGCCCGGTTGTTGCCGAGGACGGGGGAGCACTTTCCATCAAAGAAGGAAAGCTGAAGAAAAGGGTTTACCTGACGAAGATGGACGAGGAGTGGATTCTCTGGAGCGAGATAAAGAGACGGTATCCCGAGGCGGTCATGAGCTTCTCGATGCCCGAGAGAAAGGCCGGACTTGTTATTATGCGAACGGTTCCTGTCGAGGCCGTTCGCGATATAATAGCCGAGCTGGAACTCAACCTCATCGCGGTTGATTCTGGCTTTGCGATTCACATCAAGAAGCCCTGGATAAACAAGGGGACGGGGATAGAGAAGGCCTGTAAAATTCTGGGAATAAGCCCTAAGGAGGTCGCCCACATAGGGGATGGCGAGAACGACCTCGATGCCTTCCATGTCGTGGGCTACCGCGTCGCCGTTGGCCAGGCGCCAGAGAGCCTGAAAAAAGAGGCGGACTACGTGACGAAAAAGATCTACGGGGCCGGCGGTGCCGAGGGGATACTCCACGTGCTGGAGAAGTTCGGATACCTTGGTGAGGCCGATGAGAATCCGCTTGGCGGCCCTTGA